In a single window of the Anaplasma platys genome:
- the gmk gene encoding guanylate kinase, producing MADKLKSEGIMLVLSSPSGCGKTTVSNMLVRDKGNNIVRSVSVTTRLPREGEVNGKDYFFVNKEEFSRLCDSGEMLEHAEVFGNLYGVPRKCVEENIRNGTNTLFVIDWQGAFRLMDIMKKAVVSVFIIPPSMEELSRRLRSRSREDSTAVEVRLKGAAFEISHCYYYDYVIVNEDAEKTAQQIGDILSAERVKTCRQVALKKFIEKKFARV from the coding sequence TTGGCAGACAAGTTGAAAAGTGAGGGCATCATGCTCGTGTTGTCTTCTCCGTCGGGCTGTGGGAAGACAACAGTTTCCAACATGCTTGTGCGGGACAAAGGCAACAATATAGTTCGTTCTGTTTCTGTGACCACGCGGTTGCCGCGTGAGGGGGAGGTTAATGGCAAGGACTATTTTTTTGTGAACAAAGAAGAGTTTAGCAGGCTGTGTGACTCTGGTGAAATGTTGGAACACGCTGAGGTTTTCGGAAACTTATACGGTGTACCTAGGAAGTGTGTAGAAGAGAACATTAGGAATGGCACTAATACCCTTTTCGTCATCGACTGGCAGGGCGCATTCCGGTTGATGGACATAATGAAGAAGGCTGTGGTAAGTGTGTTTATAATACCGCCGTCCATGGAGGAGCTCAGTAGGCGACTCCGCAGCAGAAGCCGCGAAGATTCTACAGCGGTGGAAGTACGTCTGAAGGGGGCTGCTTTTGAAATTAGCCATTGCTACTACTACGACTACGTAATAGTGAATGAAGACGCAGAGAAAACTGCGCAGCAAATAGGCGACATACTTAGTGCGGAGAGGGTGAAAACCTGCAGGCAGGTTGCGCTTAAAAAGTTTATCGAAAAGAAATTCGCCAGAGTGTAA
- a CDS encoding bifunctional 5,10-methylenetetrahydrofolate dehydrogenase/5,10-methenyltetrahydrofolate cyclohydrolase: MGELGKVIDGKLAAAELLGRLGQVIIDLKKEHGVVPSLVVIIVGNDPASKLYVGNKQKKATELGLDSKTIELPVETTQEELLSVIDQLNRDKGVHGILVQLPLPRHIDKTLVINTISPEKDVDGFHNANAGKLLTGQMDCMIPCTPQGCIHLVKKVRPNLSGSNAVVLGRSNIVGKPAALLLLYENCSVSILHSGTADIVEHCKRADVVIAAVGRAALVKAEWIRPGAVVIDVGINLITQEGKNRFVGDVDFNGVQPIASAITPVPGGVGPMTIAYLLVNTVLGACWQCGIDRRYEIRSSLLQ; encoded by the coding sequence ATGGGTGAACTTGGTAAGGTAATAGACGGGAAGCTTGCAGCAGCAGAACTTTTAGGGCGTCTTGGACAGGTAATTATTGATCTAAAAAAAGAACACGGTGTAGTGCCCTCGTTGGTAGTGATTATCGTTGGCAATGATCCTGCCAGTAAGTTGTATGTGGGAAATAAACAGAAAAAGGCAACGGAGCTTGGGTTGGATTCCAAGACTATTGAGCTCCCCGTGGAAACTACGCAAGAAGAATTGTTAAGTGTTATTGATCAGTTGAACCGTGACAAGGGAGTCCACGGTATTCTAGTGCAGTTGCCGCTTCCGAGGCATATAGACAAAACGCTGGTAATTAATACCATTAGCCCGGAAAAGGACGTTGACGGATTTCACAACGCTAATGCAGGTAAGCTGTTGACGGGGCAGATGGACTGTATGATCCCGTGTACGCCGCAAGGGTGCATTCACCTCGTTAAGAAAGTGCGTCCCAATTTGTCAGGTAGCAATGCAGTTGTATTGGGGAGATCCAATATAGTAGGCAAGCCAGCAGCGCTGTTGTTGTTGTACGAAAACTGCTCTGTTTCCATCCTGCATTCAGGCACCGCGGACATAGTAGAACACTGTAAAAGGGCCGACGTAGTTATAGCTGCCGTAGGTAGGGCAGCCCTTGTTAAGGCGGAGTGGATACGGCCAGGAGCTGTAGTGATAGATGTGGGGATAAATTTGATTACCCAAGAAGGAAAAAACAGATTTGTTGGGGATGTTGACTTTAATGGTGTTCAGCCTATAGCATCGGCTATTACTCCAGTTCCTGGAGGGGTAGGCCCCATGACCATAGCGTATTTGTTGGTGAACACGGTGTTAGGTGCTTGTTGGCAGTGTGGTATTGATAGGCGTTATGAGATAAGAAGTTCCTTATTGCAGTAG
- a CDS encoding alpha/beta hydrolase, which produces MREKRLLTLEDGSHLAYLKADFGSSVTVVFFCGFRSSMLATKASAIYDHCIANKTNCVVFDYLGHGDSSANFEDCCLSDWRKNCDVVIEQLTDTPLVVVGSSMGGWLALHAAADHPHRVLGLVTLAAAPDFTEDVESSMSTEDRVLLENDGKVELLVHDCSYLITKKLLKDGKNHLLLNRDIIPVKCPVVLIHGMQDVTVPYEHSITVAKKLQSSDVSVQLLKSGDHKLNEQPMLDRIQRIVHCVVAKAAKSIT; this is translated from the coding sequence ATGCGTGAAAAGAGGTTGTTAACTTTAGAAGATGGTTCCCACCTGGCTTACCTGAAGGCCGATTTCGGGAGTAGCGTAACAGTCGTTTTCTTCTGTGGCTTCCGCTCCAGCATGCTTGCAACAAAGGCTTCCGCCATCTACGACCATTGCATTGCTAATAAAACCAATTGTGTAGTTTTCGACTACCTAGGGCACGGGGATTCTAGCGCTAACTTTGAGGACTGTTGCCTTAGTGATTGGAGAAAAAACTGTGATGTTGTAATTGAGCAGCTGACCGACACACCCCTGGTGGTGGTAGGGTCAAGTATGGGAGGTTGGTTGGCGCTTCACGCAGCGGCAGATCATCCCCACAGAGTTCTCGGTCTCGTAACGCTGGCCGCTGCCCCGGACTTCACTGAAGATGTGGAAAGTTCTATGTCTACAGAAGACAGAGTATTGCTGGAGAATGACGGAAAGGTGGAGCTTCTGGTACATGATTGTAGTTATTTGATCACCAAAAAGCTACTCAAAGACGGCAAAAACCATTTGCTACTTAACCGAGATATCATCCCAGTTAAGTGCCCAGTGGTGCTAATTCACGGTATGCAAGATGTCACGGTTCCTTATGAGCACTCCATTACTGTTGCCAAGAAGCTTCAGTCATCTGATGTTAGCGTTCAACTGCTGAAGTCCGGCGACCATAAGCTGAACGAACAGCCAATGCTAGATAGAATCCAAAGAATAGTACACTGCGTGGTGGCTAAAGCCGCTAAAAGCATCACATAA
- a CDS encoding c-type cytochrome — protein MVPGGFNFNRVATSVLLASFIVLMVSNVVDLLYRPTHEETRGYTVDVPEEKTEGEAAAPDVVVDIVALLADANVERGQVVAKKCSACHTFNEGGPNRVGPNLWGIVGSPKAHMQGFSYSKAMLNKGGHWTEEELFKYLTNPKGFVVGTRMVFPGLPKPRDCADLVAYLKTLK, from the coding sequence ATGGTTCCTGGTGGCTTTAATTTCAACAGAGTTGCTACTTCAGTACTTTTAGCATCTTTTATAGTACTTATGGTTAGTAATGTGGTGGATCTTTTGTATCGTCCCACACATGAAGAAACCCGAGGTTATACTGTGGATGTCCCCGAAGAAAAAACTGAGGGTGAAGCCGCAGCCCCTGACGTGGTCGTAGACATCGTGGCGCTCTTAGCAGACGCCAATGTGGAAAGGGGGCAGGTTGTGGCCAAGAAGTGTTCAGCGTGTCATACTTTTAATGAAGGAGGGCCTAACAGAGTGGGGCCAAACCTCTGGGGGATAGTTGGATCACCAAAAGCTCATATGCAAGGGTTTTCGTATTCTAAAGCAATGTTAAATAAGGGGGGCCACTGGACAGAAGAGGAGTTGTTCAAGTATCTCACCAACCCAAAAGGCTTTGTTGTAGGCACAAGGATGGTATTTCCTGGACTACCAAAACCTAGGGACTGTGCAGACCTGGTGGCATATCTGAAAACCCTAAAATAA
- a CDS encoding proton-conducting transporter membrane subunit, translating to MGFSCCGANVWLPVVLLLPFVSSALILGFRRVPHSQEVLSILASTVLFPVAAYLGFRAINGAPSGLLKYNLSSKLTLAFAPEAFGVVFSILVSLLWVITNIYTIGYMNNVYGKGNDRSVFYACFAASIGCTMCIAFAANIATIFIFYEMLTLCTYPLITHGRSQKALESGSAYIKTLLCSSVLLFLPLVVLVCSVSPAELFSSDYLVAEKRPDLIPLLSVLLCYGVAKAAIMPLHTWLPRAMVAATPVSALLHAVAVVKSGVFTIAKITVYALGVQGMYNICNSANGAVNSGTLHVNVLMYASIATILLGSLCAIAQTNLKKLLAYSTISQLSYITLAISLYTDGAMSAALLQMVGHAFAKITLFFAVGAIYASTGRTMISELTGLGKAMPLTLAMFSLGAFAMIGIPPAGTIWGKFYILSEALRQDNYLVVGTVLLSTLLNTLYFIPLIFRAFFIKGEDVSVIKEAPLPLLLAMLATSLGTLFLFFKPDAVSGVMATVGTQIHF from the coding sequence GTGGGGTTTTCTTGTTGCGGAGCAAACGTTTGGCTGCCGGTTGTGCTGCTGCTGCCGTTCGTGTCTTCGGCGTTGATACTTGGATTTAGGCGTGTACCCCACTCGCAGGAAGTTCTGTCCATCCTGGCCTCTACAGTGTTATTCCCTGTTGCGGCATACTTGGGATTCCGCGCCATAAATGGCGCACCTTCCGGACTATTGAAGTATAACCTATCCTCTAAACTGACGTTAGCATTCGCTCCCGAGGCTTTTGGTGTGGTGTTTAGCATTCTGGTATCGCTGCTGTGGGTAATAACAAATATTTACACCATAGGCTACATGAATAATGTCTACGGAAAAGGCAATGATCGCTCAGTATTCTACGCATGCTTTGCAGCTAGCATAGGTTGCACTATGTGCATCGCCTTTGCGGCTAATATCGCCACCATTTTTATCTTTTACGAAATGCTGACACTGTGCACATATCCCCTAATAACCCACGGACGTAGCCAAAAGGCACTTGAAAGCGGCAGTGCGTACATAAAAACTTTGTTGTGCTCTTCTGTTCTTCTGTTTCTACCGCTTGTAGTTCTGGTATGCTCCGTGTCTCCTGCTGAGCTGTTTAGCTCTGACTATTTAGTTGCCGAAAAAAGGCCTGACCTCATTCCTCTGCTGTCAGTACTGCTGTGCTATGGGGTTGCGAAAGCCGCGATTATGCCTTTGCACACATGGTTGCCCAGAGCAATGGTCGCTGCAACACCGGTTAGTGCTCTGCTACACGCAGTAGCCGTAGTGAAGTCTGGGGTATTTACTATAGCGAAGATTACAGTTTACGCCCTGGGAGTACAGGGAATGTACAACATATGTAACAGCGCAAATGGAGCAGTAAACAGCGGGACTTTACACGTAAATGTGCTGATGTATGCTTCGATCGCGACGATTCTTTTGGGCTCTTTATGCGCTATAGCCCAAACAAATCTTAAGAAATTGCTTGCCTACTCCACTATCTCCCAGCTGTCATACATTACTCTAGCTATCTCACTGTATACCGACGGCGCTATGTCGGCTGCACTGTTGCAAATGGTTGGGCATGCGTTTGCAAAGATAACATTATTTTTCGCGGTCGGGGCAATATATGCATCTACGGGCCGTACTATGATATCAGAGCTCACTGGCCTGGGTAAAGCTATGCCTTTAACACTAGCCATGTTTAGCTTAGGAGCTTTCGCTATGATAGGCATCCCGCCTGCTGGCACAATATGGGGCAAGTTTTACATACTTTCGGAGGCACTTAGACAAGACAACTATCTCGTTGTAGGCACCGTGCTGCTCAGTACTTTACTGAACACATTGTATTTTATCCCCCTGATCTTTAGGGCATTCTTCATTAAGGGTGAAGACGTCTCTGTAATTAAGGAAGCACCACTACCGCTGCTTCTTGCCATGTTGGCGACATCCCTGGGGACGCTTTTCTTGTTCTTCAAACCTGATGCAGTTTCCGGAGTTATGGCAACAGTAGGAACGCAGATACATTTTTAA
- the ppdK gene encoding pyruvate, phosphate dikinase yields MDDRLIYHFGRSRCDGGAHLAHLLGGKGAGLAEMCNIGVSVPPGFTISTSACSLFQKTRQLPDKVLQGLPAALELLGNEVGLEFGNPDRPLLVSVRSGSVQSMPGMLDTILNVGLNDEVVDKLKSTQARFAYDSYRRLIKMYATSVLRLDEGVFEDVNSAKQKASGTAEPYDADPDAMAAMVEEYKRIILTRTGQEFPQDVNVQLHNSISAVFGSWTNSRAVSYRSVYGIPATIGTAVNVQSMVFGNISNNSATGVVFTRNPSTGDKEMFGEFLVNAQGEDIVSGQKDPVPIKVMADVMPEAYRELKEVCAKLEKHNRDMQDIEFTVQDGKLWILQTRDGKRSAQAAVCVAVAMVKEGLISAEDAIMRIDTRTLSGLLHPTLEKGNDNVIVGRGLPASPGAASGYVAFTSSDAEELKRQGKNAVLVRQETSPEDISGMISAVGVLTLRGGMTSHAAVVARGMGKPCICGANSLCIDESGQFFFNENNLKIKREDSITINGSTGEIILGAVQTVTPSLPETFHELMSWIDSTRTMGIWANADTVEDLAAAKLFGAEGVGLCRTEHMFFSDNRITTVREMILASDKQERVKALDRIGAMQRQDFKDMFKFTGGKQPLTIRLLDPPLHEFLPASPEVFEGIAKTMERSLDYVKHRVSTLLEKNPMLGHRGCRLAISYPEIYEMQARAIFEAAQELKDGEGLDIVPEIMIPFVMDEQEIVIVSNIIKDVALKFHGIQYRVGAMIELPRAALLADRLAKHVDFFSFGTNDLTQTTMGISRDDSSKFTEHYIDSGVFSSDPFEALDIDGVGRLITIAVDLVRKSGRNIKMGLCGEHGNTPQAMKLCSELGINYVSCSPYKVPVAKLLAAQRAIKNKSEA; encoded by the coding sequence ATGGATGATAGGCTGATTTACCACTTCGGGAGAAGTCGGTGTGATGGTGGGGCACACCTTGCCCACTTGCTTGGGGGCAAAGGAGCTGGTCTTGCAGAAATGTGCAACATTGGCGTTAGCGTTCCCCCAGGTTTTACCATATCAACATCAGCCTGCAGTTTATTTCAGAAAACCAGACAGTTGCCGGATAAAGTTTTACAAGGGCTTCCTGCTGCCCTGGAACTTTTGGGCAATGAAGTAGGTTTGGAGTTTGGCAACCCTGATCGTCCACTGTTAGTGTCTGTACGCTCTGGAAGCGTTCAGTCCATGCCGGGTATGTTAGATACAATACTCAACGTTGGACTTAATGACGAAGTTGTGGACAAGTTGAAGTCAACTCAAGCAAGGTTTGCATACGATAGCTATAGGCGTCTGATAAAAATGTACGCAACATCCGTACTACGGCTGGATGAAGGAGTATTTGAAGACGTAAACTCTGCAAAACAAAAAGCTTCGGGAACGGCTGAGCCATATGATGCAGACCCCGATGCAATGGCAGCCATGGTAGAGGAATACAAACGGATTATACTAACGCGTACCGGACAGGAATTCCCACAGGATGTTAATGTCCAGTTGCATAACTCGATAAGCGCCGTGTTTGGATCGTGGACGAATAGCCGCGCAGTTTCTTACCGGAGTGTTTACGGTATCCCCGCAACCATAGGCACTGCTGTCAATGTACAGTCTATGGTATTTGGTAACATCAGCAACAACTCGGCAACTGGGGTAGTGTTTACCCGGAATCCCTCAACCGGAGACAAGGAAATGTTCGGTGAGTTCCTAGTTAATGCTCAGGGAGAAGATATAGTTTCAGGGCAAAAAGACCCAGTACCAATAAAGGTAATGGCAGATGTGATGCCAGAAGCTTACCGGGAGTTAAAAGAGGTGTGTGCCAAGTTAGAAAAACACAATAGAGACATGCAAGACATCGAGTTTACCGTACAGGACGGAAAATTGTGGATCTTGCAGACGAGAGACGGTAAACGCAGCGCTCAAGCCGCTGTCTGCGTTGCTGTTGCCATGGTCAAAGAGGGATTGATTTCCGCCGAGGATGCGATAATGCGCATTGATACGCGAACTCTCAGCGGGTTGCTACACCCAACTCTCGAGAAAGGAAACGACAACGTTATTGTCGGCAGAGGGCTTCCTGCGTCTCCAGGGGCTGCCTCCGGTTACGTAGCATTTACTTCAAGTGACGCCGAAGAGCTGAAAAGGCAAGGGAAAAATGCCGTTCTGGTAAGACAGGAAACCAGTCCTGAGGATATCAGTGGAATGATATCTGCCGTCGGGGTTCTGACCTTGAGAGGCGGGATGACATCACATGCAGCTGTGGTGGCACGGGGAATGGGCAAGCCGTGCATCTGCGGCGCCAACAGTTTGTGCATAGATGAAAGCGGACAATTTTTCTTCAATGAGAACAACTTGAAAATAAAGCGCGAGGACAGCATCACCATAAACGGCAGCACTGGTGAGATCATTTTGGGAGCAGTGCAAACTGTAACTCCGTCACTGCCCGAGACTTTCCACGAATTAATGTCGTGGATAGATAGCACTCGCACCATGGGTATCTGGGCAAATGCAGACACTGTTGAGGATCTTGCCGCAGCTAAACTGTTTGGTGCCGAGGGAGTTGGGCTCTGCAGAACCGAGCACATGTTTTTTTCAGACAATAGAATCACCACCGTCCGGGAAATGATCTTGGCGAGCGATAAGCAAGAGCGTGTTAAGGCACTAGATCGCATTGGGGCGATGCAAAGGCAAGACTTCAAGGATATGTTCAAGTTTACCGGAGGGAAACAACCTCTGACCATTAGATTGCTTGACCCGCCACTGCACGAGTTTTTACCAGCTAGCCCTGAGGTTTTTGAGGGCATAGCCAAGACGATGGAAAGGTCTTTGGATTACGTAAAGCACAGAGTTTCCACCCTGCTTGAAAAGAATCCTATGCTTGGCCACCGTGGCTGTAGATTAGCAATCTCCTACCCAGAAATATACGAAATGCAAGCAAGAGCAATTTTTGAAGCGGCGCAAGAGCTCAAAGACGGTGAGGGGTTGGACATAGTTCCCGAAATTATGATTCCGTTCGTCATGGACGAGCAAGAAATAGTGATAGTGAGCAACATCATAAAGGATGTAGCTCTGAAGTTTCACGGCATCCAGTACAGGGTAGGAGCTATGATTGAGTTGCCAAGAGCGGCATTATTAGCTGATAGGTTAGCTAAACATGTTGATTTCTTCAGCTTTGGCACCAACGATCTTACTCAGACTACCATGGGTATTTCTCGTGATGATTCGTCAAAATTCACTGAGCACTACATAGATTCCGGGGTGTTTTCATCAGATCCCTTTGAGGCTTTGGATATCGACGGCGTAGGCAGACTCATTACTATCGCTGTGGACTTAGTTCGCAAATCTGGTAGAAACATCAAAATGGGTCTTTGTGGCGAGCATGGTAATACTCCCCAAGCTATGAAACTTTGCTCTGAACTTGGGATAAACTACGTTTCGTGTTCCCCTTACAAAGTGCCTGTTGCAAAGCTCCTGGCAGCGCAGCGTGCGATAAAAAACAAGAGTGAGGCTTAG
- a CDS encoding RDD family protein, whose product MERYVIASLPRRVLVYLVDKAIISVIFAPIFILIHKDSMLSFMSFMVVTCAYHTCLTYKYTATIGQRLFRVRVVSCKNQHVNNALVAFDRVLLQFLCPTLSTLLSGAVTTLSPGVPLLSAVLTLHVLVIFFWACWYLTAAFVPQKQTIHDWLCGTVVVTEGT is encoded by the coding sequence ATGGAACGTTACGTAATAGCTAGCCTGCCCAGGAGGGTGTTGGTATATCTGGTAGACAAAGCAATAATATCGGTGATATTTGCGCCTATTTTCATCCTAATACACAAAGACAGCATGCTTTCCTTTATGTCCTTTATGGTAGTAACGTGTGCATACCACACATGCCTCACATATAAATATACAGCCACCATTGGTCAAAGGCTCTTTAGGGTACGCGTTGTGAGCTGCAAAAATCAACACGTCAACAATGCGTTGGTCGCTTTCGACAGGGTGTTATTACAATTCCTCTGCCCCACACTATCTACACTACTGTCTGGAGCTGTTACGACTTTAAGTCCCGGCGTACCGCTGCTAAGCGCGGTTCTAACCCTGCATGTATTAGTGATCTTCTTTTGGGCATGCTGGTATTTAACCGCCGCATTTGTTCCACAAAAACAAACCATACACGACTGGCTTTGTGGCACCGTAGTAGTAACCGAGGGAACCTAA
- a CDS encoding HAD family hydrolase: MKPPIAVMFDWCNTIVTETVNREAVARIMRDMNIGDVDISEIPLAPLAAEKYLQLCLRNRWQDFKTKYKNAFGSWLGTLLPNRNVHELLELLYKNNVRMGIVSNKRGTQLRDEVRSLGLTRYFSVILGKGDTVESKPSPEPIFVALESMGIAPGERVFFVGDSATDVVSARRANCYPIAFANDSIKGVMSFPNFENLGNFVAELLGQRLWNVT, translated from the coding sequence ATGAAGCCCCCCATTGCTGTCATGTTTGATTGGTGCAACACTATAGTTACCGAAACGGTTAACCGGGAGGCAGTTGCTAGAATAATGCGTGATATGAACATTGGCGATGTCGACATATCGGAGATACCACTTGCGCCTTTGGCAGCTGAGAAGTACCTGCAGTTATGTCTTAGGAACAGGTGGCAGGATTTCAAAACAAAGTACAAGAACGCTTTTGGCTCCTGGTTGGGCACTCTTCTACCTAACAGAAACGTACATGAACTATTAGAGTTACTCTATAAAAACAATGTTAGAATGGGAATAGTAAGCAACAAGCGGGGAACTCAGCTCCGCGATGAAGTGCGCAGCCTAGGATTGACAAGATATTTCTCGGTAATACTGGGAAAAGGCGATACAGTAGAGAGTAAGCCATCTCCAGAGCCCATCTTTGTGGCATTGGAGTCTATGGGAATTGCTCCGGGGGAGAGAGTGTTTTTCGTTGGGGATAGTGCGACTGACGTTGTAAGCGCAAGAAGGGCGAATTGCTACCCTATTGCTTTTGCCAATGATTCGATAAAGGGCGTTATGTCATTTCCCAACTTCGAAAATCTGGGCAATTTTGTTGCGGAGCTGCTGGGCCAAAGATTATGGAACGTTACGTAA